The sequence GCCGCCCCGGCGGGGTCGTCGGCCCCGCTGAGGTACGCCCGCGCGTGCGCGACCAGGGCCGGGTCGCTCGCAGCCGCCGACAGCACCGCCTCGATGTGGCCGCGGTGCTCCTCGGTCAGCTTCGCCGCCACGTCCGCGGCGCCGGGGTCGACGGTGTCGCCGGGCGCGACCTCGCCCAGCGCCCGGTCGCTGACGCCCGGTTCCGCGGGGAGCGCTCCGCCCCGCCGGGGGTGCAGATCTCGGCGCAGGGGCTCGGAGAGGACCAGGACGTCCTCGGCCGGGGGGAAGTGATCGTCCATGGCCGATCACCGTAGGCGAACCGTGCGACACTCAGCCGATTCAGAACCGGGGGCCTGTCAGGCCCCATGCGGTGAGTTCGATGAGCGTTGTTCTTCTTGCAGGGGAGCCTCCCAGGTGGCGGTGATGTCGCGGGCGACGTCACGTAGGAGGTCGATGAGCATGTCTGCGAGTGGTGTGAGGCTGGCGTCGGTTCTGGTCACGGCGTAGAGGTGGCGGTAGGGCCTGGGGTGGGCCAGTTCGCGATGGGTGGTGCCGGGCGCATGGGTCAGGGCCAGGCGCGAGACCAGCGCCACTGCGATGCCTGTGCCGACGAGGGCCTGGGCGACGTCGTAGGACTCGGTCTCGAACCGCACGGTGGGAGTGAAGCCGGCCTCGCGGGCAGCGTCGTGGAACTGTTCGCGGGCGGCATGGCCGGCCAGGATGGAGACCCACGATTCGCCGCGCAGTCGTTCCAGGTGAAGTTCGGTGTCCGCGGGCTGCCCGGCGGCCAGTGGATGGTCATCGGGGAGAACCACGACCATCGGGTCCAACAGGAGCGAGTGGGCCCGTAGGTGTGGCGGCGGCGCGAGCGGCGCGTCCCAGGACGCGACGATGGCGACGTCCAGGCGGCCCGCGCTGATCTCGTCCGCTCCGCGTCCGGACACCACGTCCATGACGGAGACGTCGGCGTCCGGATGGCGGTGTCGCAGAGCCGTCAGGGCCGGCGGCAGCAGGTGCAGGGCGGCCGCCTGGAACGTACCGATGCGCAGACGCAGCGAGAGGTGGCCGAGCAGTGCGGCCAGTTCCGCCTCGGCCCTGTCCGATGCCTCCTCCACGGTTCGACCGTGGGAGGCGAGCAGCGCACCGGCCGCGGTGAGCGTCGCTCCGCGAGGACCCCGGATGACCAGGGGCACCTGCCAGTCGCGCTCGGCCTTGGCCACCTGCTGGGTGACCGCCGCGGGCGTGAGCTGGAGCGCGTGAGCCGCCGCCGTCAGGGAGCCGTGCCGCTCGATCAACGCGAGAAGCCGCAGCTGCCCCGGATCCACCAGCATTCACTAATCCTAACGCTGCACCCTTCTCTTTTAACTTCTCTTAGGAGCACGAGGCAGGAAGCCTGGTGGTACTCCCATCGGCACCGATCCCCGGAAGGGGCTCTTTCCCATGCCCACGCATGTGCCCGTTTTCATCGCCACCACCTTGCTGCTGGCGATGCTGCCAGGCGCGAGTCAAGCCCTGATGATCCGGCAGGTCCTGGAAGGCGGCCAACGGACGCTCCGGGGCACGCTCGCGGGCAATGCCAGCGGCTTCCTGCTGTGGTCAACGGCCGCCGCGGCCGGGCTGTCCGCCGTCCTGCTGGCCAGCCCCACCGCGTACGCGGTGCTCCGGATCGCGGGCGGCGTCGTGCTGATGATCCTCGGGGTGAAGACGCTGCGGACCGCGCTCACCACGGCCTCCACCCGCCCGCCCCACGAGGGCGGGCGCACCGGCTTCGCGGGCGGATACCTCACCGGCCTGATCACCAACCTCGGCAACCCCAAGGCGGGCGTGTTCGCCATCTCGGTGCTGCCCCAGTTCGTGACCGCGGAAGGCCCGGTGTTCCTGTCGACCGTCGCCCTGGGAGCCCTGTGGGCGCTCGTCAGCGCCTCCTGGTACATGTTGCTCACCTGGGCCGTCGGCCGCGGGCGCGCCCTGGTATCGCGGCCGACCGTCCTGCGGGGACTCAGCGTGACCACCGGCGTCGTCCTGCTGGGCCTGGGCGCCGCGGTGGCAGCAGGCGTGTGAGGACCGGGCCGGCGCTCCTCCCAGCGCCCGGCCGCTCGACCGAGACCTACGCGCGCGCCTCATCACGCGGCGGCTCCGCCGGCGTCGGTCATCGACCGGGCATCTGCCCATTGGGGTGAACGTGTGCTGCGTCCGCGATGTCCAGGCGGAGGTATCCATCGCCATGGTCGTGGAAGTACAGGTGAGGGCCGTGGGCGTCGAGAACCTGCCAGTCCTGCAAAGGCTTCCCCTCCGGTCCGACGATTTCCGCGGCGTCCAGCCATCGGATCACACCGTCGATCAGCGCGCACCACGAAAGCCGATCGTCGGGTCCGGCGAGCAACAGGTGGTCGCCGGCAAAGGCGAGGGCGCGAACGTCGTCCACCGGACATGCGTATTCGGCCGTGCGGCCGGCCTGTATCCGGATCAGCGGGCCGCCCCGGTAGGCCCAGGTGACTCCCGCGTGGCTGTTGACGGCGTCGTCAAGACATGCGATCCCCGAGTCCCACAGCCATGTGCCATGGAGGTCCCGGCGGACCAGGCTGAACGATTCGGGCCAGCCTTGCTCGCCGTGCGTGGTCCAGATGGTGCCGGAATCGTCCGAGGCGATCCGTTCGATGTCATCGCCCAGTGCGAAGGTGCGCCGATGTGTTCCGTCCGAGCCGAACACGTGCGCGTTACGGGATTCCCAGTGGCCGTCGATCCACGGGAGACAGGGAGAGGCGACCAGCAGTTCACTGCGCGGCAGCAGGGCGATCATCGGGTAGGACACGGGAAGGTAGGGCAGGTCCAGCCGATGCCACCCATGTGCCTCGTGGGTGTAGAGCACCACCGGACAGGATCGCGGCGGCCGGTAGAACGGCATCGAATTGTGGTTCGGCCCGCGGACGAAGCCTCGGGCCTGACCAGGCTCGCTGGTCGCGAGAACACCGATCACGCCCTCCGGGCCGGCCGTGTACGACAGCCCGACTTCTCCGTCCGCCAAAGGCGCCGACGGAGCCACGCGCACGGCGTTGAGAACACGCATCTGCGCAATCGTAGGCAAAATGGGGACGGAGGGGCGAACCACGCGGCGGCATTGGACGTTGTTGTGTTTGCCCTGGTCAGCTGCGCGGGGGCGTGGGACTCGAACCCACAACCTACGGATGAAAAGTCCGGGGCCGTCGTGTCAGAGTAGTGCTCTCGGTATCACTCTGTGCTGACCTGTCCGCATGAAGCCTCACTCCCGTGCTGCCCGATGCCGCCGCGTACCGGGTGATCGTGGTCATCGACTCGGTGTGCTCTCGGTGGCCGCGGCCGGCGCGGCGGACGGAACGTCGCTTCGGCTGCCGGCACCGTTGGAGGCACGGAGTTGCCGGCGCCGCGGGCTACGCGCTGTACGGCGGGTGTAGGCCTGACCGCCCACCCCGCCGGAAGGGCTTGCAAACCCCGGGCGGCCGTTGGCTCGCCGCGGACCGGCCGAACGGGTCCGGGAAGAGGTCCGGCCTCCGCATCGGAGGATGGGGAGGCCGGGTCGGGGCGATCGCCCCGTTGTCAGAAGGCGGCGCTCACGATGATCGCTTCTGCGGTCGGAACCGCGTCGACCATCATCTTGATCTCCTTCAGGTCAGTACTGCGACCTGCTGATGGCCTCCTCGTGCGGTCGACCGTAGCCGACCTGTTCGCTGTACCGGGCCATGTCGACACCCCGGGTGAGAGCGTCCACGGCTTCCACGCCGGAGGCTCCCCTCGCCATCGCGGTGATGGCAGGGTCACGGCTGTACTGGTCGAGCCCGTCGAGCACCGCGGCATCGGACGGACTGACGTCGGCATCGGCCGCGACCTCTCGGGCGGCTGCCGCCGACAAGCGCACGTACTTCATGTCGCTCTTCCCCTCTTCTTTTCGTTGGGCATTTTTCGGTGACCGCGTCACTGAATAGAAATTGTAACGAGCGTGGTGGCTTCCGGCAACTGCAGGACGGTTGAACGCCATCAAAAGGGGGGAGGGCATAACAATAGACGTTGGAGCGCGCCACTCGTATGCTTTGTGTCGGCAGTGACCAGCGGACGCCATTCGGCGTCACCGATCGCTCGCGGACAGCCCGGCACGGCCCAAGGTTCACAGGCTGGAGTTTTGAGGTTCGGCCGTCACTTTGAGGCAGCTCGATGGAAGTGCCTGGCGCTGCGCGCTCGGGCACGCTGGATGCGGTCGCCGCGGCACGCGCCAAGGCCGGCAGCCTTTTCGAGTTCGAGGAACTCGATATTCCCGTCGGCGTCGATGTGGGCGTCGAAACTCAGGATCACCGGGTGCTGGTGACAGGATCTCCGGCACCCACAATGACTCTCTTCACGTCCGGCGGCGCTTTTGGCGGCGGGGCTTGGGGGCGGAGCGCTGGCGCGGCGGCTTCTTACGGGTGGGCTGTTGTTGGGCGTTGCGGCCGCGGGAGCTGTTGGGGGTGCGGCCGCGGACGATGCCGATCAGTTCCTCCATGAGGTCGGTCGTCACGGCCTCAAGCCAGGCCAGGCCGATCTGGGATTGAGGAGCGTCGGTCACGGTGCGGTAGGTGAGGTCTCTGCGGTGGTGGAGGCGGGCCAAAGACTGCGGGAGCAGGAGGGTGCCGGCCCCCGACGCCACCAACCCGATCGCATCAGCGGTGTCCTCAGGACGGGTGAAGGCGGGCTGCCCGGGGCGGTCGCCCCAGGTCAAGACCTCGTCGAGCGGCTCGAACACGTCCTCGTCGGCGAGATCGGCAAGCTCCACCTCCTCCATCGCGGCCACCGCGTGATCCTTGGGCACCACCACGACGGTCGTTTCCAGGTACAGCGGGATCACATGGAGGGCCTCGCGGTCGACGGGCAGGCGCACGAACGCCGCGTCCACATCCCCCTTCCACAGCAGGGGGACGACTTCGGCGGCGGGGAACTGCATCAGCCGAAGCGGCACATCCCGCACCCGCTCGGCCCACACCCCGGCCCACTTCCCGGGCGTCACCCCCGGCACGTAGGCCAGCCGAAACTCACCATTGGTCACTCCCTCAGCCTAGTCACGTCCAGGCGGCCCCCTTCCGCTGGCTACCCTTGAGTTCATGAGCACGTCCAAGGCGAAGACCCCGCAGACCATGAAGTCCGCGACCGCGGCCAAGAAGCTGGGGATCCTGCTGTCGGCAGCACCCGCCGAGTTCCAGGAAGGCCCTGTCTCCCGGGACGAGTTGAACGCGCTCCAGGCTGACCCGCCCTCTTGGCTCGCCGACCTTCGCCGCGAGGGCCCCCACCCCCGCCAGGTCGTCGCCGCCAAGCTCCGTGTCTCCGCCTCAGGTCTGGCCCGCGCCGGCATCACGGGCCCCCTCACCACAGCCGAGATCGAGAACCTGAAGGCCGAGAACCCCGACTGGCTGGAACGCGAGCAAGCCGTCCGAGCCAGAGTCCGCGAAGAGGAACTCCGCCTCAAGCAGCAGCGCGCCAAGGCCTGACTATCGTGACGCCCCCGGCCGAGGTGCGGGACTGAGGCTCCTGGAAGGCGTGCCCACCGCCGCGGAGAGCACCGCCGGTTACCTGCTCCGCGCCGCCGGTCAGGTTCGCAGGGGTCAGAGGTTCTTGGTGATGCCGCCGTCGACCAGGTACTCGGCGCCGTTGACGTTGTTGGGGGACGCTACGAATGCGATGAGCCTGGCGACCTCCTCGGGCGTGCTGATGCGGCCGGTGCTGGCGCCGAGGGAGCCCATCATCTGCTGCACGAAGTCTTCGTGGGAGACCCCTTGTTCCTGCGCGACCCTTCCGATGAAGCCGTCCGGGTCGGTCCAGACTCCGGTGCGGATGGGGCCCGGCGAGACGCTGATCGCGCGCACGTCCCGGCCGCCGCTCGCTGCGGTGCAGGACCACAGTCCCAGATGATGCTCTGTATCACTGCTACCCGACCTCCTGCCGCCTCTGACTGCCTTGAGGCGACGGCCGCCGTCCATGAACGGGGTCTGGGTGTTGCTGCCGCGACCTTCGCGGGTGATGGTGTGGACGCCCGAACAGATCGGGACCTCCCTCCATCACGCCGGCCGGAGCTTGACGTGGAGACTGCGCCGAGATCGACCTCGACGCCCTCTGGCCCGGTCGGATCTCCGAGGGGTGAGATGACACGCCTGGCCCGACTTGCTTAACTGTGGACGATCTTGTCGTTACTGTCGTACCCCAGGGTCGGCGACGCGGTCACCGGAGGTAGCGATGCGGTCCGGACGGTGGGTGCTCGTCGCCTGGCTGATCATCGGGGCGCTCGCTGCGGGACAGCGCCACTACTACACCCAATTCGACGGCAGTTGCGCCAGAATCGCCACGATCGGGATCACCATGGTCTCCGGTCCGCTCAACTACACCGGTCTGAACCCCACCGCTCAGTGCAAGGTTCCCCAGCCGAGCAAGTGACGCGCCGGCCTCCATGACCGCGTCATCGTGAGGCTTTCCAACGACATCAATGCGCGGTCAGTGCGGCCCTGGCCACCGCGTCGGCCTGGACGAGCATCGCGGCGTTCGAGGCGGGCTTCGCGCCCATCGCCGTCAGCCAGTCGACGGACTCGATCGGGATGCCGAGGGCGAAGCGGCGCGGATGCACGCGCCCCCGCGCGTCGATGATCCGGAAGGTTTCGGCGGCGACGTCCATTCCCCGCGTCTCGTAGGCCGGGCCGCCGGGGGTGGGGATGCGATAGGGGCGGCAGGCGCCGTCGTCCCGGAGCCGTCGCAGGAGCGGGTCGGCGGTACGGCCGAGGTCGGGTGGCGGCAGGTGGGCCTCCAGGAAGGCGGGCGCCTTGACCGGGGCTGAACCGGTCCGGGGCGAGGAGCCGAGGAAGGCGCCGGCGGCCGGATCCGTGGTCACGGTCATGTCCGGGCCGACGAACCGCACCAGCCCGGCATCGGCCAGGGCCAGCAGTTCCTCTACGCGGCCCGCGGGCGGGCCGCTGGCCACCGAGGCGGCGAATCCCTGGAACCAGCCGTCCAGGTCCCGTCGGTGTGACTCGCCGGTCAGGCCGCCGTGCGTCACCAGCCGACGGACCCGGCCCCGGGTGGCGCCGAGCGCGGTCATGGCGTTCTTCAGCGGGCTGTGGCGCGCGTCGCGTGCCCGTGCCAGGTCGGCGCGGACCAGTGCCTCCACCGTTTCGTGGACGGGGTGATGGTCGAGCGAGAGGCTTCCCAGCGGACGGTGCAGGGCGGAGAAATCAAGGCGGACCGCGGGGTCCGGGAACGCCGAAGCGATGAGGTCGGCCATCGCCGGGTCCTCCCAGGCGAGCGCGTCGAACTTCGCACGGAACCGTTCCGGGCGCATCGCGCAGGCACTGGGGTTTTCGCGCAGGAGGACGTCGTAGTAGACGGCCGTGGTCTCCTTGGCGATGAGCGGCCAGACGTCGGTTCGGAAGTCCGCGGGTCCGGCCCCCCGCAGCCGGGCCACGGCGTCGTCGCCGAAGTACCGCGCCGGGACCGCGGGCGGCATCCGCCCGTAGTCGCCTCGGGCAAGGTACGGCACGCCGCGCCGGGAGCCCGCGTACAGCACCGGCTCCCGGCCGGACGGACGGTAGCGCAGCCGTTCACCGTCGTGGTCGAAACGTCCGCCGCGTCCCGTCGTCAGCAGCGACATGTGGTCGAAGAAGTTCATGCCGAGCCCCCGGACCAGCAGCGGCGCGCCTGGCGGGATCGCGTCCAGAGGCGCGTCGAGCGGGTTGGCGGGGGGGCCGTAGAAAAGGCCGTGGTCGGCGGCGAACCGGGCGTGCGCCCGCTGCTCCGGGAGGGGTTCGAGGTCGGTGTGACCGAGCGCCAGGATCACCGCGTCGACGGTCAGCGGGCCGGTGCCGTCCTCCAGCGCGACGATCTGCCGGCCGTCGGCGTCCTCGGTGAGCGCGACGGCCCTCGTCCGGTGCTCGTGAATCGTGATCCACTCCGGTGCCGTCTCCTTGACGCGCCCGTAGACCCAGGCCAGATAGCGCCCGTGGAACCGGCGGGTCGGGTGCGACCAGGGCAGCATCCGGACGGCCTCGTCGCGGATGACCGGATCGGGATCGCCCTCCCGCGCGGTGGAGCACGCCCACTCGTACAGGTTGGGGCCGGGCACGACCGGGCCCGCGCAGTGCACGCTGTCGTCGGTGAACAGAGTCGTGTCGGCCGCGACGGTGTTCATCAGGAGGTGGCCGGGCTGGTCGGCCTGCCAGACGTGCCCACCGCCGGGCGGGTACGGATCGACGACGTGCACGTCGATCCGTCGTCGCCAGGCGTTGGCCGCGATGCGCTCGACGAGCACGGTGCCGCGCGGTCCGGCGCCGACCACGCAGATGGACGTGCTCACGGCGTGCGGAGGAACGTGAGCGCCGCCGTGGTCAGGGCTTCGACACCCGTTGACAGCGTGGGCTCGATGACGGGGGCGAACTCGGGGGAGTGGTTCCCGGGCACGCCCCCCTCGGCGAGCCGGCCGGGGTCGGCGGCACCGAGCCCCCAGAACACCGAGGGGACGCCGGCCGCCTCGCCGAACAGGCCGAAGTCCTCGCCGCCGAGCATGGGGTCGAGGGCGGCGACCCGTGCGGCGCCGAAGCGCCGGGTGAACGCCTCGTCCAGGCGGGCGGTGGCGTCCGGGTCGTTGCGCAGGACGGGGTAGGCGCCGATCGGACGGATCTCCGGTGCCCGGGGCGCGCCCGACGCCGCGGCCTCGGCCTGGACGACACGTTCGACGGCGGACAGGAGCGTGCGCATGACGTCACTGGAGAGCGTCCGGATGTTCAGGGTGAGCGTGGCCTCGTCCGGGATGACGTTCTCCTTGTGCCCGGCCCGCACCCGGGCCACGGTGATCACGGCCTGCTCCGCCGGCGCGGTCTCGCGCGCCACGATCGTCTGCAACCGCATGATCGTGGCGGCGGCGAGCACGACCGGGTCCACGCTCCGCTCGGGTTGCGCGCCGTGCGCGCCCCTGCCGAACAGGGTGACCTCCAGGTTCTCGGTGGCGCCCACGACCTGCCCGGGGCGCAGGAGCAGCGTCCCCGCCGGGTGCGGGAAGACGTGCTGGGCGATCGCCATGTCCGGAGCGCCGAACCGTTCGTAGAGCCCGTCGGCCAGCATCGCCCGCGCGCCGGCCGCGATCTCCTCGGCGGGCTGGAACACCGCGAGCACCATGCCGCGCCATCCCGCTCGCGTCTCCGCGAGCCGTTCGGCCGCGCCGATCAGGCAGGCCACATGCATGTCGTGGCCGCAGGCGTGCATCAACGGCACGCGCTCGCCTCGGTCGCCGTCCACGGTCACGGTGCTGGCGTAGGGAAGGCCGGTCTTCTCCAGCAGGGGCAGGGCGTCCATGTCGGCGCGCAGGAGCACGGCCGGTCCGTCACCGTTGCGCAGCGCACCGGCCACGCCGGTGCCGCCGATCCCGGTCGCGACGTCGAAGCCGCCGCCGCGCAGCCGCTCGGCGGCGATCCCCGCCGTCCGGACCTCGCGGAACGGCGGTTCGGGGTGGCGGTGCAGGTCGCGGTAGAGCGCGGCGAGGTCCGTCACGGTGCCCTCCGGTCCAGTCCCTCGATCTGGTCGAGCAGCCGCGCTCGGCCCGTCTCCGCCTGCTCGGCGTCCACCGGTTCGCGCGGGAAGTCCGCCGGGAGGTCTGCGAGGACGCTCGCGTACGCCTGCGAGCGGAGCCGGGAGCGGTGCACGGCGGGATGCCGGAACAGGGCCGCGACCAGGCGGTCCACGAGATCGGTCGGGAAGACCGACTCCCAGGCGGCACGCTCAGGACCGAACTCGGCGCCGGACTCGGCGGCGCCGGCGCGGGACGCGCGTTCACGCAACGTGGCGTCCGTGTCGATGGCGAGGCCGCCGGCGGTCAGCACGACGCCGTAGTCGCGACCGGCCCCCGCGACCGACACCATGCCGCGCCGAACGTCGGCCAGGACCGCTTGCGGGGCGCGCAGAAGTGGGTCGCCGTACCCTCCGGCCCCCGACGTCAGCAGCGTCACCACGTCGCCGTCTTCCAGCGGAAGCATGTCGATCTTGTCGAGGACGCGCTCGCGCTCGGTTCCAGCGTTCAGGACCAGCCGCGTGGGAAGGCCGGGCCGTCCGCCGGCCACGCCCCAGGGCCGGAAGCGCATGCGTTCGAGGCCGCGGGCGAGCAGCCGGGTCCCGGTGCCCCGCACCCGGAAGCTCAGTTCGAGCCCGCAGCCGCCGCGCCACCGCCCCGCGCCGCCCGAGTCGTGCCGCAGCCCGTATCGGAGGATCTCGACACCGATCTCTGTCTCGACGGTCTCCACCGGGTTGTTGGAGAGGTTGGAGATACCGCTGTCGCGGCCGTCCACGCCATCCGCGCCGTCCCGCGCGCCGGTGCCGCCGACCATGGGCTCGAGCACCTGGACGTTCTCGCCGTCCGGGCCGTGCTCGGCGACCACGACCGGGACGACGAGGCCGCTGCCCGCCGCCGGAAGGACGGAGGGGGCCGCCAGCCCGAGGGCACCGCCGAGCGCGTCGTTGACACGGGACGCCGCCGCGTGCCGGACCCCGACCGCGGCCGGGTGCACCGCGTTCACCACCGAGCCCTCCGGGGCGGTGACCTCGATGGGGGCGATGAGGCCCGTGTTGAGCGCGATCTCCGGGTCCAGCGTGCAGATGAGGGCGAGCACCCGGGTGGTGATCCAGGCGTGGACCCGTCCGAGGCTCGCGATGTTGAACGCGGCGGGGACCTGCGGATCGGTGCCGGTGAAGTCCAGGTGCAGCCGCCCTCCGGTGAGCGTGGCGGTGACCGACACCCGGACGGGAACGCGCGAGACGACGTCGTCGTCGAGGTAGTCGACGAACCTGTGGGTGCCGTCGCCCAGCCGCGCCAGCGCCGCCCGCGCCTTCTCGGCCGTGTGGGCGACG is a genomic window of Actinomadura citrea containing:
- a CDS encoding amidohydrolase — protein: MTDLAALYRDLHRHPEPPFREVRTAGIAAERLRGGGFDVATGIGGTGVAGALRNGDGPAVLLRADMDALPLLEKTGLPYASTVTVDGDRGERVPLMHACGHDMHVACLIGAAERLAETRAGWRGMVLAVFQPAEEIAAGARAMLADGLYERFGAPDMAIAQHVFPHPAGTLLLRPGQVVGATENLEVTLFGRGAHGAQPERSVDPVVLAAATIMRLQTIVARETAPAEQAVITVARVRAGHKENVIPDEATLTLNIRTLSSDVMRTLLSAVERVVQAEAAASGAPRAPEIRPIGAYPVLRNDPDATARLDEAFTRRFGAARVAALDPMLGGEDFGLFGEAAGVPSVFWGLGAADPGRLAEGGVPGNHSPEFAPVIEPTLSTGVEALTTAALTFLRTP
- a CDS encoding DUF5997 family protein codes for the protein MSTSKAKTPQTMKSATAAKKLGILLSAAPAEFQEGPVSRDELNALQADPPSWLADLRREGPHPRQVVAAKLRVSASGLARAGITGPLTTAEIENLKAENPDWLEREQAVRARVREEELRLKQQRAKA
- a CDS encoding FAD/NAD(P)-binding protein encodes the protein MSTSICVVGAGPRGTVLVERIAANAWRRRIDVHVVDPYPPGGGHVWQADQPGHLLMNTVAADTTLFTDDSVHCAGPVVPGPNLYEWACSTAREGDPDPVIRDEAVRMLPWSHPTRRFHGRYLAWVYGRVKETAPEWITIHEHRTRAVALTEDADGRQIVALEDGTGPLTVDAVILALGHTDLEPLPEQRAHARFAADHGLFYGPPANPLDAPLDAIPPGAPLLVRGLGMNFFDHMSLLTTGRGGRFDHDGERLRYRPSGREPVLYAGSRRGVPYLARGDYGRMPPAVPARYFGDDAVARLRGAGPADFRTDVWPLIAKETTAVYYDVLLRENPSACAMRPERFRAKFDALAWEDPAMADLIASAFPDPAVRLDFSALHRPLGSLSLDHHPVHETVEALVRADLARARDARHSPLKNAMTALGATRGRVRRLVTHGGLTGESHRRDLDGWFQGFAASVASGPPAGRVEELLALADAGLVRFVGPDMTVTTDPAAGAFLGSSPRTGSAPVKAPAFLEAHLPPPDLGRTADPLLRRLRDDGACRPYRIPTPGGPAYETRGMDVAAETFRIIDARGRVHPRRFALGIPIESVDWLTAMGAKPASNAAMLVQADAVARAALTAH
- a CDS encoding SDR family oxidoreductase, whose product is MDGGRRLKAVRGGRRSGSSDTEHHLGLWSCTAASGGRDVRAISVSPGPIRTGVWTDPDGFIGRVAQEQGVSHEDFVQQMMGSLGASTGRISTPEEVARLIAFVASPNNVNGAEYLVDGGITKNL
- a CDS encoding LysR family transcriptional regulator, whose amino-acid sequence is MLVDPGQLRLLALIERHGSLTAAAHALQLTPAAVTQQVAKAERDWQVPLVIRGPRGATLTAAGALLASHGRTVEEASDRAEAELAALLGHLSLRLRIGTFQAAALHLLPPALTALRHRHPDADVSVMDVVSGRGADEISAGRLDVAIVASWDAPLAPPPHLRAHSLLLDPMVVVLPDDHPLAAGQPADTELHLERLRGESWVSILAGHAAREQFHDAAREAGFTPTVRFETESYDVAQALVGTGIAVALVSRLALTHAPGTTHRELAHPRPYRHLYAVTRTDASLTPLADMLIDLLRDVARDITATWEAPLQEEQRSSNSPHGA
- a CDS encoding hydantoinase B/oxoprolinase family protein, which translates into the protein MTLDPVTLEIVGNKLTALAEEMCLTLQRTSRSLYVKETADFCCALAGLDGGFVAYPRGIGVSGFVGLNVLTAVEAAGPLDPGDVIITNDPYTSGGLATHLTDIQLIEPYFHEGRLVGYGWAFIHCSDIGGRVPSSLSPVNDEIFQEGLRIPPVKLVRAGEPSRDVEAFLTANTRTPDANLGDVRAMRAALATGRDRLADVMAQHGAGTVLAAQEDLVAHTAEKARAALARLGDGTHRFVDYLDDDVVSRVPVRVSVTATLTGGRLHLDFTGTDPQVPAAFNIASLGRVHAWITTRVLALICTLDPEIALNTGLIAPIEVTAPEGSVVNAVHPAAVGVRHAAASRVNDALGGALGLAAPSVLPAAGSGLVVPVVVAEHGPDGENVQVLEPMVGGTGARDGADGVDGRDSGISNLSNNPVETVETEIGVEILRYGLRHDSGGAGRWRGGCGLELSFRVRGTGTRLLARGLERMRFRPWGVAGGRPGLPTRLVLNAGTERERVLDKIDMLPLEDGDVVTLLTSGAGGYGDPLLRAPQAVLADVRRGMVSVAGAGRDYGVVLTAGGLAIDTDATLRERASRAGAAESGAEFGPERAAWESVFPTDLVDRLVAALFRHPAVHRSRLRSQAYASVLADLPADFPREPVDAEQAETGRARLLDQIEGLDRRAP
- a CDS encoding LysE family translocator, with product MPTHVPVFIATTLLLAMLPGASQALMIRQVLEGGQRTLRGTLAGNASGFLLWSTAAAAGLSAVLLASPTAYAVLRIAGGVVLMILGVKTLRTALTTASTRPPHEGGRTGFAGGYLTGLITNLGNPKAGVFAISVLPQFVTAEGPVFLSTVALGALWALVSASWYMLLTWAVGRGRALVSRPTVLRGLSVTTGVVLLGLGAAVAAGV
- a CDS encoding LysR family transcriptional regulator substrate-binding protein, producing the protein MTNGEFRLAYVPGVTPGKWAGVWAERVRDVPLRLMQFPAAEVVPLLWKGDVDAAFVRLPVDREALHVIPLYLETTVVVVPKDHAVAAMEEVELADLADEDVFEPLDEVLTWGDRPGQPAFTRPEDTADAIGLVASGAGTLLLPQSLARLHHRRDLTYRTVTDAPQSQIGLAWLEAVTTDLMEELIGIVRGRTPNSSRGRNAQQQPTRKKPPRQRSAPKPRRQKRRRT